One Setaria italica strain Yugu1 chromosome I, Setaria_italica_v2.0, whole genome shotgun sequence DNA window includes the following coding sequences:
- the LOC101752754 gene encoding BEACH domain-containing protein C2-like isoform X3, which yields MGEEDTGEMSDGSPPAPWEHGVDERFAAESLLPFGDEAYAVNDEEVSDTEMSACSPSAPSEPSPPLRRRLAPVVASDVPEEVVRAVDAVIMGGGVEHLREMVSEENGEVSHFIVDVLMVTMGGVDGLDEGAGDGLGAATGLPPSIMSSSRAAAIAAELVPYLPCGVEPSPRTRMARGLLATLSACTRNRTMCSASGLLAVLLDVAEKLFVGMGQGSKWDGTPIVQCIQVLGGHSVSVRDLHSWLLLIKKALVTRWATPLTLALENAVASNEAKGPAVTFEFDGESSGLLGPGDNRWPFSNGFGFATWIYVESFSASLDTDTASAAVAAAAASTSGKSSPSAAAAAACTLAGEGTKHMPRLFSFLTSDSHGIETYFNGQFLVVESGAGKGKASLHFTYEFKPRCWYFVGLEHTSKQALLGKAESELRLYVDGDLHESCPFEPPRIVKPLAFCCIGTNPSPTIAGLQRRRRQCPLFAEMGPIYIFTDPIGPERMSRLASRGGDALPSFGNGAGFPWKSTSNHIREAAEDSYALDIEIGGSLHLLYHPSLLNGRFCSDASPSGSTGTHRRPAEVLGMVHVSHRVRPAESLWALAYGGPMALLPLIVSNVEMDNLEPILGDLSLSLATASLSVPIFRIISLAVQHPGNKDELCRIHGPELLSQVLHYLLDTLSKIESGKKEILSAEELVTAIVSLCQSQRNDHGQKVQLFSTLLLDLKMWSSCNYFLQKKLLSSLADMVFAESTCMRDANALQMLLDGCRRCYWVIHEADSIDTFTLTGHERPLGNVNALVDELLVVIELLIGAAPSTFASDDVRCLVGFVVDCPQPNQVARVLLLIYRLIAHPNTSRANLFAQSFISRGVVEALLVLLQREAKSGDSNIFHSSNVPQNAASWNGSSNLTNKDLELKTANGEESCKDHQIQSVQHQEPTSHETGSGHESTSKWCLLKGQFLNNLGGIDVPNISDNVQNSVYNIDGGDGVLVGIVHVLGALVASGHLTFTSSTVRPKLPSGFLTTCKGEGNTMFEDRVSLLLFALQKAFQAAPKRLMTRNVYRALISSVIDVSSPKDNLKNLHDSGCHFKHIPLLMVLLCSLPYASRAFQAHAIQDLLYLVCSHPKNRSTMTSISEWPEWILEILISNHEMGDDKDSDGVSTCEVEELIHNFLVVMLEHSMRQKDGWKDVEAAIHCAEWLSMVGGSSTGDQRIRREESLPIFKRRLLGSLLDFSAQELQVQQTGGIAATAAGVAVEDLVPKETKVQAEKAANLSVALAENAIVLMMLVEDHLRSRSQHFFMSCLVDSAASPASVASLAASRSNSLSRSGSEHLEAGGSRQSLSSDAGGLPVDVLASTADTNGQLSAEVMERVTAAAAAEPYGSVRHAFVSYGSCISDLSEGWKYRTRLWYGVCIPPKSNVFGGGGSGFVSWKSVLEKDSNGNWIELPLVKKSVAMLQALLLDSGLGGCLATGVGSGPGMGVMGALNQLLDSDQPFFCMLRLILVSMREDDSGEDDIFTRNISMKNEISEGLGCQTGSMLPLDGHSSASIKKCPAALLWRVLGPILNMPVSETKRQRVLVASSILYSELWHAVSSDRKPLRKKYVGLIMPPFVAFLKRYRSILAGIHELTSPDAQNPLAVDDWASAADTSPVEVGVSMISPGWAAAFASPPVAMALAMIAAGASGTETIAPPTNKLRRRDTSLLERRSAKLHTFSSFQKPLDTTPSLPTSAPKDKAAAKAAALAAARDLERSAKIGSRRGLSAVAMATSVQRRSAGDIERAQRWNTSEAMGAAWMECLQSADSKSVSGRDFSALSYKYVALLVSSFALARNLQRVEMERRTQVEILNRSCMSIGLRAWRHLLHCLIETSRLYGPFGELLCTPDSIFWKLDLTESSLRMRRFMKRNYNWLNHLGATANYGEQKFLCDGADSNACHSEDGDSLPTNVLSTSSLITVDGGHEDIRQGETENICSSVDDQLTNSSPLDQSLTGSVDSRSSDFSGVRNLVRSTVVAPGYRPSNERIIIELPSMMIRPLKVVRGTFQVTSKRINFIVDEHTSDSYMDDITSTSGQYDQQDRDRSWLISSLHQIYSRRYLLRQSALELFMVDRSNFLFDFEDVGARTHAYRAIVHAKPPYLNDIFLATQRPEQILKQTQLMERWAKWEISNFEYLMELNTLAGRSYNDITQYPVFPWVIADYKSKTLDLESPSTYRDLSKPIGALNPARLKKFQDHYSSFKDPIIPKFHYSSHYSSPGTVLYYLSRIEPFSTLSAQLQRAKFDHDDCMFSDVNKTWNSVLEGLDDVKELVPELFYLPEVFTNLNSSGRLGSVALPPWAENPVDFIHIHRKALESDHVSTHLHEWIDLIFGYKQRGKDAVVANNVFPHVTYDGMVDIDKITDPMQRRATQNQISNFGQTPSQLLTVPHIRRRTLTEILQVQAGMQITL from the exons ATGGGGGAGGAGGACACCGGCGAGATGTCCGAtggctcgccgcccgcgccgtggGAGCACGGCGTCGACGAGCGGTTCGCCGCCGAGTCGCTCCTCCCGTTCGGCGACGAGGCGTACGCCGTCAACGACGAGGAGGTATCGGACACGGAGATGAGCGCGTGCTCCCCGTCGGCCCCGTCGGAGCCCTCCCCGCCGCTGCGGAGGCGCCTGGCTCCGGTAGTGGCGTCGGACGtgccggaggaggtggtgcgcgCCGTGGACGCGGTGATCATGGGCGGCGGGGTCGAGCACCTCCGCGAGATGGTCTCAGAGGAGAACGGCGAGGTCTCGCATTTCATCGTGGACGTGCTGATGGTCACGATGGGCGGCGTGGACGGCCTCGACGAGGGCGCGGGCGACGGCCTCGGCGCGGCCACCGGGTTGCCGCCCAGCATCATGTCCAGCTCGCGCGCGGCCGCGATAGCGGCCGAGCTCGTGCCCTACCTCCCCTGCGGCGTCGAGCCGTCGCCGCGCACCCGCATGGCCCGCGGCCTCCTTGCCACCCTCAGCGCTTGCACCCGCAACCGCACCATGTGCTCCGCTTCCGGCCTCCTCGCAGTCCTCCTCGACGTCGCAGAGAAGCTGTTCGTCGGAATGGGTCAGGGCAGCAAGTGGGACGGGACGCCGATTGTGCAGTGCATTCAAGTGCTGGGTGGGCACTCGGTCAGTGTCAGGGACTTGCATTCCTGGCTCCTTTTGATCAAGAAAGCTCTCGTCACGCGGTGGGCCACGCCGCTGACTCTCGCTTTGGAGAACGCCGTGGCAAGCAACGAGGCTAAAGGGCCGGCGGTGACCTTTGAGTTCGACGGGGAGAGCTCCGGTTTGCTCGGCCCTGGGGATAACCGGTGGCCGTTCTCTAATGGCTTTGGGTTTGCCACATGGATATACGTTGAGTCTTTCTCAGCCTCGCTCGACACAGATACGGCATCTGCGGCCGTTGCAGCCGCTGCAGCATCAACATCTGGGAAGTCATCAccttcggcggcggctgctgctgcctgcacGCTTGCGGGAGAAGGAACAAAGCACATGCCCCGGCTTTTCAGTTTCCTCACTTCGGATAGCCATGGCATTGAGACCTATTTCAATGGCCAGTTTCTAGTTGTGGAGAGTGGGGCTGGGAAGGGAAAGGCCTCTCTCCATTTCACTTATGAATTCAAACCACGGTGCTGGTACTTTGTTGGTCTGGAGCATACAAGCAAGCAAGCTTTGCTTGGGAAGGCTGAGAGTGAATTGCGTTTGTATGTGGATGGGGACCTTCACGAAAGCTGTCCATTTGAGCCCCCGCGCATCGTGAAACCACTGGCTTTTTGCTGCATTGGGACCAACCCATCACCAACTATCGCTGGCCTtcaacggcgccggcggcaatgTCCATTGTTTGCAGAGATGGGACCTATCTATATATTTACAGATCCTATTGGGCCAGAGAGAATGAGTCGACTAGCTTCCAGGGGAGGAGATGCACTTCCCAGTTTCGGCAATGGTGCTGGTTTTCCTTGGAAATCTACAAGTAATCACATAAGGGAAGCTGCAGAAGATAGTTATGCACTTGATATTGAGATTGGTGGAAGCTTACATCTTCTCTACCATCCCAGCCTGCTCAATGGCCGGTTTTGCTCTGATGCTTCACCTTCTGGCTCAACAG GTACTCACCGAAGGCCTGCAGAAGTTCTTGGCATGGTTCATGTTTCTCATCGTGTGCGGCCagctgaatctttatgggcttTGGCTTATGGAGGTCCAATGGCATTACTACCACTAATTGTGAGCAATGTCGAGATGGATAACCTGGAACCCATACTTGGCGATTTGTCTTTGTCTCTTGCCACCGCGTCTCTTTCTGTCCCTATTTTCAGGATCATTTCCTTGGCTGTTCAACATCCTGGAAATAAAGATGAGTTGTGCCGTATTCATGGACCAGAGCTGCTATCACAAGTTTTACATTATCTGTTGGACACACTGTCCAAAATAGAAAGTGGAAAGAAAGAGATACTGAGTGCTGAGGAGCTTGTTACTGCAATTGTATCTTTGTGTCAGTCTCAAAGAAACGATCATGGTCAAAAGGTGCAGCTCTTCAGCACTTTGCTGTTGGACCTGAAGATGTGGAGTTCATGCAACTATTTTTTGCAGAAAAAGCTTCTCTCTTCACTTGCAGACATGGTTTTTGCTGAATCTACTTGCATGCGTGATGCAAACGCACTGCAAATGCTTCTTGATGGATGCAGAAGGTGTTATTGGGTAATTCATGAAGCAGATTCAATTGATACCTTCACACTTACTGGACATGAGAGACCTTTAGGAAATGTAAATGCTTTGGTTGATGAGCTTTTGGTTGTTATTGAACTGTTGATAGGAGCAGCACCTTCTACGTTTGCTTCTGATGATGTTCGTTGTTTGGTTGGATTTGTCGTCGACTGCCCACAACCTAATCAG GTTGCTAGGGTGTTGCTTCTCATCTACAGATTGATTGCACATCCAAACACTTCTAGAGCTAACTTGTTTGCTCAGTCCTTCATTTCTCGTGGAGTAGTAGAAGCATTACTTGTTCTTTTGCAGAGGGAGGCTAAATCTGGTGATAGCAATATTTTCCACAGCAGTAATGTGCCACAAAATGCTGCTTCGTGGAATGGATCTTCTAATCTTACTAATAAGGATTTGGAACTAAAAACTGCTAATGGTGAAGAAAGCTGCAAGGATCATCAGATTCAGTCAGTGCAGCATCAAGAACCAACCTCCCATGAAACTGGCAGTGGACATGAGTCTACTAGCAAATGGTGCCTACTAAAGGGTCAGTTCCTAAATAATTTGGGTGGCATCGATGTCCCAAATATCTCTGACAATGTCCAAAATAGCGTATACAATATCGATGGTGGTGATGGAGTTCTTGTTGGGATAGTCCATGTTTTGGGTGCTTTAGTTGCATCAGGCCACCTGACTTTTACCTCATCTACTGTGAGACCGAAGTTGCCAAGTGGTTTTCTGACTACCTGTAAAGGAGAAGGAAATACCATGTTTGAAGACAGAGTATCTTTACTGCTCTTTGCATTGCAGAAAGCTTTCCAAGCAGCCCCAAAAAGGCTTATGACCAGAAATGTCTACCGGGCATTAATTTCTTCAGTG ATCGATGTTTCTTCACCAAAAGATAACCTAAAAAACCTACATGATTCTGGTTGTCATTTTAAACACATTCCACTTTTGATGGTCCTACTCTGTTCTCTTCCATATGCATCACGGGCATTCCAAGCTCATGCTATTCAG GATCTTCTATATTTGGTTTGTAGTCATCCCAAGAATAGAAGTACAATGACTTCCATCAGCGAATGGCCCGAATGGATATTGGAAATTTTGATTTCTAATCATGAG ATGGGGGACGACAAAGATTCAGATGGTGTAAGCACATGTGAGGTTGAAGAACTCATACACAATTTTCTAGTTGTTATGCTGGAGCATTCAATGCGACAAAAAGATGGGTGGAAG GATGTAGAGGCAGCAATACATTGTGCAGAATGGCTTTCAATGGTTGGAGGATCTAGCACCGGTGACCAAAGAATTAG GCGTGAAGAATCATTACCAATTTTCAAAAGGAGATTACTGGGTAGCCTGCTTGATTTTTCTGCCCAGGAGCTTCAAGTTCAG CAAACTGGAGGAATTGCTGCCACAGCAGCTGGTGTTGCAGTGGAGGATTTAGttcctaaagaaacaaaagtACAAGCAGAGAAAGCTGCCAATCTCTCGGTAGCATTGGCTGAGAATGCAATTGTCCTGATGATGCTTGTAGAAGATCATCTGAGGTCACGCAGTCAACACTTTTTCATGTCCTGTTTGGTTGATAGTGCTGCCTCACCTGCCTCAGTGGCTTCATTAGCTGCCAGTAGGTCAAATTCGCTGAGTAGATCTGGCAGTGAGCATTTGGAAGCTGGGGGCTCAAGGCAGTCTTTGTCCAGTGATGCTGGTGGTCTTCCAGTTGAT GTTCTTGCTTCTACGGCAGATACAAACGGACAACTTTCTGCTGAGGTGATGGAACGCgtaacagcagcagcagcagctgagcCTTATGGATCGGTCAGGCATGCATTTGTATCTTATGGGAGCTGTATTTCAGACCTTTCAGAAGGGTGGAAGTACAGAACCCGATTGTGGTATGGTGTATGCATTCCGCCCAAATCTAATGTGTTTGGTGGTGGGGGAAGTGGTTTTGTATCATGGAAATCTGTTCTTGAAAAGGACTCCAATGGAAACTGGATTGAACTTCCATTAGTAAAGAAATCAGTTGCTATGCTGCAGGCACTTCTATTGGATTCTGGACTTGGGGGTTGCCTTGCTACTGGAGTTGGATCTGGGCCTGGCATGGGTGTTATGGGTGCCCTTAATCAGTTGTTAGATAGTGACCAGCCATTTTTTTGTATGCTCCGGTTGATCCTTGTTTCAATGAGGGAGGATGACAGTGGGGAAGATGACATTTTCACGAGGAACATTAGCATGAAGAATGAGATCTCAGAAGGATTGGGCTGTCAAACTGGAAGCATGCTGCCACTTGATGGTCACTCCAGTGCATCAATCAAAAAATGTCCGGCTGCACTTCTGTGGAG AGTGCTTGGCCCTATTTTAAATATGCCAGTTTCAGAAACTAAGAGACAGCGAGTTCTGGTTGCTTCTTCTATTCTTTATTCAGAG TTATGGCATGCTGTAAGCAGTGACAGAAAACCATTGAGGAAAAAGTATGTTGGGTTGATCATGCCACCATTTGTAGCTTTTCTGAAAAGATATCGATCTATTTTGGCTGGTATACATGAGCTTACATCTCCAGATGCGCAAAATCCACTAGCTGTTGATGACTGGGCTTCAGCAGCAGACACTTCACCTGTTGAG GTTGGTGTTTCAATGATATCACCTGGCTGGGCTGCTGCTTTTGCCTCTCCACCAGTTGCAATGGCATTGGCCATGATTGCTGCTGGTGCCTCTGGGACAGAAACAATAGCACCGCCAACTAATAAATTGCGCAGGCGTGACACCTCATTGCTTGAGCGTAGATCAGCTAAATTGCACACATTCTCAAGCTTTCAGAAGCCTCTAGATACTACACCAAGCTTGCCTACATCGGCACCAAAGGACAAAGCAGCTGCAAAAGCTGCAGCCTTGGCTGCTGCTCGTGACCTTGAGCGTAGTGCAAAGATTGGTTCGAGAAGGGGTCTTAGTGCTGTAGCAATGGCAACTTCAGTACAAAGGAGATCTGCCGGTGATATTGAGCGTGCACAAAGGTGGAACACGTCTGAAGCTATGGGTGCTGCGTGGATGGAGTGTCTGCAGTCTGCTGATTCAAAGTCTGTTTCAGGAAGAGATTTTTCTGCCCTTTCGTACAAATACGTTGCACTTCTTGTTTCCAGTTTCGCCTTAGCACGGAATTTGCAGCGAGTTGAG ATGGAGAGGCGAACACAGGTTGAAATATTGAACCGTAGTTGCATGTCAATTGGACTTCGGGCATGGCGGCATCTTCTTCATTGCTTGATAGAGACAAGTAGACTCTATGGGCCTTTCGGAGAACTCCTGTGCACCCCTGATAGT ATTTTCTGGAAGTTAGATTTAACTGAAAGTTCATTAAGAATGAGAAGATTTATGAAAAGAAACTACAATTGGTTGAATCACTTGGGTGCTACTGCTAATTATGGGGAGCAGAAGTTTCTTTGTGATGGAGCAGACTCCAATGCGTGCCACTCAGAAGATGGAGACTCTTTACCTACAAATGTTCTTTCAACAAGTTCTTTGATTACAGTGGATGGAGGACATGAAGACATTCGGCAGGGTGAAACTGagaatatttgcagcagtgTAGATGATCAACTGACAAATTCATCACCACTTGATCAGTCTTTGACTGGATCAGTGGATTCAAGAAGTTCTGACTTTTCTGGTGTTCGCAACTTGGTCCGATCCACAGTAGTTGCACCTGGTTATAGGCCTAGTAATGAGAGAATTATTATTGAACTTCCTTCAATGATGATTCGGCCGTTGAAGGTTGTACGAGGAACCTTCCAA GTCACATCAAAGAGGATTAACTTTATCGTTGATGAGCATACAAGTGACAGTTACATGGATGATATCACATCAACTAGTGGCCAATATGATCAGCAAGATAGAGATCGGAGCTGGCTCATATCGTCACTTCATCAGATTTATAGTAGAAG ATATTTGCTACGCCAAAGCGCTTTGGAATTGTTCATGGTAGACAGGTCAAACTTCTTATTTGATTTCGAG GATGTAGGAGCACGTACTCATGCATATCGGGCCATTGTTCACGCCAAACCTCCTTACTTGAACGACATTTTCCTTGCTACCCAA AGGCCTGAGCAAATCCTCAAGCAGACACAATTGATGGAGCGCTGGGCTAAATGGGAG ATTAGCAATTTCGAGTATTTAATGGAACTGAACACTCTTGCTGGCCGCAGTTACAACGATATTACTCAG TATCCTGTTTTTCCATGGGTGATAGCAGATTACAAATCCAAAACCTTGGATTTGGAAAGTCCGTCCACATACCGAGATCTTTCGAAG CCAATTGGTGCACTAAATCCTGCACGGTTGAAGAAATTCCAAGATCATTACTCCAGTTTCAAGGATCCGATCATCCCGAAATTTCACTACAGTTCACATTATTCTAGTCCTGGCACG GTATTGTATTACCTTTCCAGGATAGAGCCTTTTAGTACCCTCTCTGCTCAGCTGCAACGTGCCAAGTTTGATCATGATGATTGCATGTTCTCTGATGTCAACAAAACATGGAACAGTGTTCTTGAGGGCTTGGATGATGTAAAAGAGCTA GTTCCAGAGTTGTTTTACCTTCCTGAGGTATTTACTAATTTGAACTCAAGCGGAAGACTAG GCTCTGTAGCACTGCCTCCCTGGGCTGAGAACCCTGTTGATTTTATTCATATACATCGTAAAGCTCTCGAGAGTGATCATGTCTCCACTCATTTGCATGAATGGATCGATCTAATATTTGG ATATAAACAGAGAGGTAAAGATGCAGTGGTAGCCAACAATGTCTTCCCTCATGTTACATATGATGGGATGGTGGATATTGATAAAATCACTGATCCA ATGCAACGGCGAGCTACACAAAATCAAATATCCAATTTTGGACAGACGCCATCTCAGCTGTTGACAGTTCCCCACATAAGAAGAAGGACGTTGACAGAAATCTTACAGGTGCAG GCAGGCATGCAGATAACTCTGTAA